The following proteins are co-located in the Pyxicephalus adspersus chromosome Z, UCB_Pads_2.0, whole genome shotgun sequence genome:
- the COMMD5 gene encoding COMM domain-containing protein 5: MASVRSVHAYPSTSAINNDRISYLGAKIPPEVEVMVKHLKDLDKDMFRKILKAVVGALEGKDCREAVKVIEQNSLLSEEQLSFIIAGAHTLLRVALRLPVSALKQEVFKEDLKELRIPDDFIADFSNIVYGNRRPILEDAALKQGIRLPTMEDLRWRVDVAISTSSLSRALQPSILMQMKLSDGESHRFEVPVAKFQELRYNVALILKEMNDLEKRNILKIQD, translated from the exons ATGGCTTCAGTCAGGTCCGTCCATGCCTATCCCTCCACTTCTGCTATTAATAATGATAGAATCAGCTACTTGGGAGCCAAAATCCCCCCAGAGGTGGAAGTCATGGTGAAACATCTGAAAGACCTGGATAAAGATATGTTTAGGAAGATCCTGAAAG CTGTGGTGGGCGCTCTTGagggaaaagactgcagagaagCAGTGAAAGTCATAGAACAGAATAGCTTGCTGTCAGAAGAACAGCTTAGTTTTATCATTGCTGGAGCTCACACGCTGCTACGAGTGGCCCTCCGACTTCCAGTATCAGCCCTCAAACAAGAG GTATTTAAGGAAGACTTGAAAGAACTAAG aATTCCAGATGACTTTATTGCAGACTTTTCTAATATAGTCTATGGAAACAG GCGTCCAATCCTTGAAGATGCAGCTTTGAAACAAGGGATTAGGTTACCAACTATGGAGGATTTAAGGTGGAGAGTTGATGTTGCAATTTCAACCAG TTCACTTTCACGAGCCCTGCAGCCTTCCATCTTAATGCAGATGAAGCTGTCCGATGGGGAGTCTCATCGATTTGAA GTTCCAGTTGCCAAGTTCCAAGAACTGAGATATAATGTCGCTCTGATCCTAAAGGAAATGAATGATCtggagaaaagaaacattttaaaaatccaggACTGA